A DNA window from Fusobacterium sp. JB019 contains the following coding sequences:
- the xseA gene encoding exodeoxyribonuclease VII large subunit → MEDRIYKVSEFNKLIKSFVETNNNFHNFFLKGELSGVTYYRSGHLYFTLKDNKAQIKCVAFNYKLKKIPNDLKEGDAVTLFGDVGFYETRGNLQILVRHIEKDNKLGALYEKLDKVKKSFEEKGYFSQLHKKPLPKFPVNIGIVTSPIGAGFHDIVTTARKRMGGLNFYFYPAKVQGENSVKEIIKGIQTLDKIPEIDLIIAGRGGGSIEDLWSFNEEKTAMAFYNCKTPIISAVGHEIDFLLTDLVADVRAATPTQSAEIAIPSKYEIIKILNNRKHKIENLIENKLISYNNDLSFYKNSYTIKNFVNYLNNYKENLVSKESELNRAINLNLERKKQLLDLKIETLINLNPLTTLKRGYSITRYKNSILKSSNNVKVGDEISTKLYNGELISTIKEIKN, encoded by the coding sequence ATGGAAGATAGAATTTATAAAGTTAGCGAATTTAATAAATTAATAAAATCCTTTGTGGAAACAAATAATAATTTCCATAATTTCTTTTTAAAAGGTGAACTATCAGGTGTTACATATTATAGAAGTGGCCATCTTTATTTCACCTTAAAAGATAATAAAGCTCAAATAAAATGTGTTGCATTTAATTATAAGTTAAAAAAAATACCCAATGATTTAAAAGAAGGAGATGCAGTAACCTTATTTGGAGATGTAGGCTTTTATGAGACTAGAGGAAATCTTCAAATACTTGTAAGACATATAGAAAAGGATAATAAGTTAGGAGCACTTTATGAAAAACTTGATAAAGTTAAAAAGTCATTTGAAGAAAAAGGTTATTTTTCCCAACTTCATAAAAAACCTTTACCTAAATTTCCTGTCAATATTGGAATTGTAACCTCTCCTATTGGAGCAGGATTCCACGATATAGTTACTACTGCTAGAAAAAGAATGGGGGGATTAAATTTCTATTTTTATCCTGCTAAAGTTCAAGGAGAAAATTCTGTAAAGGAAATTATAAAAGGAATCCAAACTTTAGATAAAATCCCTGAAATTGATTTAATTATTGCTGGTAGAGGTGGAGGAAGTATTGAAGACCTTTGGTCTTTTAATGAAGAAAAAACCGCTATGGCTTTTTATAATTGTAAAACACCTATAATTTCAGCAGTTGGTCATGAAATAGATTTTTTACTTACTGATTTAGTTGCTGATGTTCGAGCTGCTACTCCAACACAAAGTGCTGAAATTGCAATTCCTTCAAAATATGAAATTATTAAAATTCTTAATAATAGAAAACATAAAATAGAAAATTTAATAGAAAATAAATTAATATCTTATAATAATGATTTAAGTTTTTATAAAAATTCTTATACAATTAAAAATTTTGTAAATTATTTGAACAATTATAAAGAAAATCTAGTCTCAAAAGAGTCGGAGTTAAATAGAGCTATTAATTTAAATCTTGAAAGAAAAAAACAACTTCTTGATTTAAAAATAGAAACACTAATCAATTTAAATCCTTTGACTACTCTTAAAAGAGGATATTCAATAACTAGATACAAAAATTCAATACTAAAATCAAGTAATAATGTAAAAGTTGGAGATGAAATTTCAACTAAACTATATAATGGAGAATTAATTAGTACTATAAAGGAGATTAAAAATTAA
- the uvrB gene encoding excinuclease ABC subunit UvrB, whose protein sequence is MFKLKSNFYPTGDQPKAIETLTNNIKNNISDQILLGVTGSGKTFTIANVIKNVNKPTLILAPNKTLAAQLYQEYQKFFPENAVEYFVSYYDYYQPEAYIKSTDTYIEKDSSINDEIDRLKNAATAALINRKDVIIVASVSAIYGLGSPEKYKKLTIPLDLKTGYNRKKLIQSLVNLRYERNDISFERGKFRIKGDVIDIYPASMKIGYRLEYFGDDLEEISEIDTLSGQKIKKNLQRIIIPPANHYVTESSELDSIISEIKKDLIIEINNFKKEGKLLEAQRLEQRTKYDIEMIKEIGHCKGIENYSRYLTFKKPGDRPDTLIDYFPKDFLLVIDESHIGVPQINGMYKGDFSRKTNLVENGFRLKSALDNRPLKFKEFRKLCPQTIFVSATPGEFEVNASNNYIAEQLIRPTGITDPIIEIRKSTNQIDDLLNEINLRTRINERVLITTLTKKTAEELTEYYANLGIKVKYMHSEIDTLERIEIIKELRNGEIDVLVGINLLREGLDIPEVSLVAILEADKEGFLRSRRSFIQTIGRAARNINGKAILYGDIITKSMNEAILETNRRRNKQIEYNKINHINPENIIKEISKTILNLDYGISENDLNKFDNLITYSSKKDIEKEIKKLEKEIKKLSDEFDFEKAIKKRDKMLKLKEMLIDF, encoded by the coding sequence ATGTTTAAATTAAAATCTAATTTTTATCCCACTGGAGATCAACCTAAAGCAATTGAAACATTAACAAATAATATAAAAAATAATATTTCTGATCAAATATTATTAGGAGTTACAGGTTCTGGAAAAACATTTACCATTGCAAATGTCATTAAAAATGTTAATAAACCAACTTTAATATTAGCTCCTAATAAAACTTTAGCTGCTCAATTATACCAAGAATATCAAAAATTTTTTCCTGAAAATGCGGTAGAATATTTTGTTTCTTATTATGATTACTACCAACCAGAAGCATATATAAAATCAACTGACACATATATTGAAAAAGATTCCTCCATAAATGATGAAATTGATAGATTGAAAAATGCTGCAACTGCAGCTTTAATTAATAGAAAAGACGTTATTATTGTAGCTTCTGTTTCTGCTATATATGGATTAGGATCTCCTGAGAAATATAAAAAGCTTACTATTCCTCTTGATTTAAAAACAGGTTATAATAGAAAAAAACTTATTCAATCTTTAGTAAATTTAAGATATGAACGAAATGATATCTCCTTTGAAAGAGGAAAGTTTAGAATAAAAGGAGATGTTATTGATATATATCCTGCATCTATGAAAATTGGTTACAGACTAGAATATTTTGGAGATGATTTAGAAGAAATCTCTGAAATTGATACTCTTTCTGGACAAAAAATTAAAAAAAACTTACAAAGGATTATCATTCCACCAGCAAATCACTATGTTACTGAAAGTAGTGAGCTTGATTCTATTATTTCTGAAATAAAAAAAGATTTAATAATTGAAATTAATAATTTTAAAAAAGAAGGAAAACTATTAGAAGCTCAAAGACTTGAACAAAGAACTAAATATGATATTGAAATGATTAAGGAAATTGGTCATTGTAAAGGAATCGAAAATTATTCAAGGTATCTTACCTTTAAAAAACCTGGAGATAGACCAGATACTTTAATTGACTATTTCCCAAAGGATTTTTTACTTGTTATTGATGAATCTCATATTGGAGTTCCTCAAATAAATGGAATGTATAAAGGTGATTTTTCTAGAAAAACTAATTTAGTAGAAAATGGATTTAGACTAAAATCCGCTCTTGATAATAGGCCCTTAAAATTTAAAGAATTTAGAAAATTATGTCCTCAAACTATTTTTGTTTCTGCGACCCCTGGAGAATTTGAAGTAAATGCTTCTAATAATTATATTGCAGAACAATTAATAAGACCTACAGGAATTACTGATCCTATAATTGAAATAAGAAAATCCACTAATCAAATTGATGATTTGCTAAATGAAATTAATTTAAGAACAAGAATTAATGAAAGAGTTCTTATTACAACTTTAACTAAAAAAACAGCTGAAGAACTTACTGAATACTATGCCAACTTAGGAATAAAAGTAAAATATATGCATTCTGAAATTGATACTTTAGAAAGAATCGAAATAATAAAAGAATTAAGAAATGGAGAAATTGATGTATTAGTTGGAATAAATCTTCTTAGAGAAGGGCTAGATATACCTGAAGTTTCTTTGGTAGCTATATTAGAAGCTGATAAAGAAGGCTTTTTAAGAAGTCGCCGTTCATTTATCCAGACTATTGGAAGAGCCGCTAGAAATATAAATGGTAAGGCTATTCTTTATGGAGATATTATTACAAAATCCATGAACGAAGCTATTCTTGAAACTAACAGAAGAAGAAATAAACAAATAGAATATAACAAAATAAATCATATTAATCCAGAAAATATTATCAAAGAAATTTCTAAAACTATTTTAAATTTAGATTATGGTATTTCTGAAAATGATTTGAATAAATTTGATAACTTAATAACTTATTCCTCTAAAAAGGATATAGAAAAAGAAATTAAAAAACTTGAAAAAGAAATTAAAAAACTTTCTGATGAATTTGATTTTGAAAAAGCTATTAAAAAAAGAGATAAAATGCTAAAATTAAAAGAAATGTTAATTGATTTTTAA
- a CDS encoding ankyrin repeat domain-containing protein — protein sequence MELLTFLENNDLENFEENLSISAVEETDNKGNTILHFAVLKKKINFVEVLLYHGADPNIENKKEETPLHIAARLDFDQIFELLLKYGADLRQENDFDQLPKDIAEENHSKKVLKIIENVEEE from the coding sequence ATGGAGTTGTTAACGTTTTTAGAAAATAATGATTTAGAAAATTTTGAGGAAAATCTGAGTATTTCGGCTGTTGAAGAAACAGATAATAAAGGAAATACTATTCTTCACTTTGCAGTTTTAAAAAAGAAGATTAATTTTGTTGAAGTTTTACTATATCACGGAGCTGATCCAAATATTGAAAATAAAAAAGAAGAAACACCTTTGCATATAGCTGCTAGATTAGATTTTGATCAGATTTTTGAATTACTACTAAAATATGGGGCTGATTTACGTCAAGAAAATGATTTTGATCAATTACCAAAAGATATTGCAGAGGAAAATCACAGTAAAAAAGTTTTAAAAATCATTGAAAATGTTGAAGAAGAATAA
- a CDS encoding stage 0 sporulation family protein, with protein MIFEITRKRYYFEVIDENETYKKGDKVIVDTIRGQEIGTVYNTPMTLSEKHLVLPLKPVLKKASKEEIEKYYQLKEEAKNAYTVGKEKIKKHDLPMKLINTEFTFDKTKLIFYFTAEGRIDFRDLVKDLANIFKLRIELRQIGVRDEARILGDIGVCGKELCCRTFINKFNSVSIKMARDQGLVINPAKISGVCGRLLCCINYEYSQYEKALRNFPAVNQYVKTNKGDGKVISINPLNEFLYVDVPNQGITKFDIHEVKFNKKETKKIQNETPNKHEEKHLNLLEKE; from the coding sequence ATAATTTTTGAAATAACAAGAAAAAGATATTATTTTGAAGTAATTGATGAAAATGAAACTTATAAAAAAGGAGATAAAGTAATTGTTGATACTATCAGAGGGCAAGAAATAGGAACTGTTTACAATACTCCTATGACTTTATCTGAAAAACATCTTGTATTACCTTTAAAACCTGTTTTAAAAAAGGCAAGCAAAGAAGAAATTGAAAAATATTATCAATTAAAAGAAGAAGCTAAAAATGCTTACACTGTTGGTAAAGAAAAAATAAAAAAACACGATCTTCCTATGAAACTTATTAATACTGAATTTACTTTTGATAAAACAAAACTTATTTTTTATTTCACAGCTGAAGGAAGAATTGATTTTAGAGATCTTGTAAAAGACCTTGCTAATATCTTTAAACTTAGAATAGAATTAAGACAAATCGGTGTCAGGGATGAAGCTAGAATTCTTGGAGATATAGGAGTATGCGGAAAAGAATTATGTTGTAGAACTTTTATAAATAAATTTAATTCTGTTTCTATTAAAATGGCTAGAGATCAAGGACTTGTTATTAATCCTGCTAAAATATCTGGTGTTTGTGGAAGATTATTATGTTGCATTAACTATGAATATTCTCAATATGAAAAAGCACTTAGAAATTTCCCGGCAGTTAATCAATATGTTAAAACTAATAAAGGGGATGGTAAAGTTATCAGTATTAATCCATTAAATGAATTTTTATATGTTGATGTTCCAAACCAAGGAATTACTAAATTTGATATTCATGAAGTTAAATTTAATAAAAAAGAGACTAAAAAAATTCAAAACGAAACTCCTAACAAGCACGAAGAAAAACACTTAAATTTGCTTGAAAAGGAATAA
- the topA gene encoding type I DNA topoisomerase, with protein sequence MARKKAPKKNLVIVESPAKAKTIEKILGDKFLVTASFGHIRDLPKSKLGVDVENGFVPKYSTIRGKGDVTRTLKELSKKSEKVYLASDPDREGEAIAWHIAQTLKLDDNDNNRIEFNEITASAITEAIKNPKKIDINKVNAQQARRILDRLVGYGISPLLWKTISSNTSAGRVQSVALKLICELENSIQAFIPEKYWDINGEFQNNINLNLYKVDDKKIDKLKDEEVVKKIKSFNKADFNVEKAKINKKTKNPPVPLKTSTLQQLASSYLGFGASRTMKLAQNLYEGININGNHKGLITYMRTDSTRISEEAKNMAKDFIIKTYGNEYLGVEKKKSTKKQENVQDAHEGIRPTNIDYTPEFLAKYLDKNQLKLYTLIWERFIISQLAPMKYDQFEIICSKENIKFRGVTNKITFDGYYKIFKDEDSLPIGDFPHIKENDSLNLNKLNIKEDYTKPPARLTESSLIKKLEADGIGRPSTYATIIDTLKKREYVSLKGKSFIPTELGYEVETTLNENFKQIMNVKFTAEMEHKLDEIAEGHENWQEILELFYSELDKNIEKYKVIVEEEENKIVTSDVECPNNHGIMVMKNGRFGRYLACTNEECTEKFSLKGIDLSRDEIKNGKIFVNEILKKRIADKKGKPTDVLSESGTKMVLKFGRFGSYLESENYSNDNVRIPLPSQIRKALANEEVPIENEIVKLDSMLKAIKEEEEQILSKVGVCEKCGKPFRIGRSRWGKYLACTGYPECKNIKNLDKDGNIVPPKAKTTKKKTTKKKTTKKKTTK encoded by the coding sequence ATGGCGAGAAAAAAAGCACCAAAAAAAAATTTAGTTATTGTGGAATCCCCCGCTAAAGCTAAAACAATTGAAAAAATATTAGGAGATAAATTTTTAGTAACTGCCTCTTTTGGGCATATTAGAGATTTACCTAAAAGTAAATTAGGAGTTGATGTTGAAAATGGATTTGTTCCTAAATATTCAACAATTCGTGGAAAAGGAGATGTTACTCGTACTCTAAAAGAGCTTTCTAAAAAATCTGAAAAAGTTTATCTTGCTTCTGACCCAGATAGAGAAGGGGAAGCAATTGCTTGGCATATAGCTCAAACTTTAAAGTTAGATGACAATGATAATAACAGAATAGAATTTAATGAAATAACTGCTTCAGCTATTACTGAAGCTATTAAAAATCCAAAAAAAATTGATATTAACAAAGTTAACGCTCAACAAGCAAGAAGAATTCTTGATAGACTAGTTGGGTATGGAATTAGTCCTTTACTTTGGAAAACTATTTCTTCTAATACCAGTGCTGGAAGAGTCCAATCAGTTGCTCTTAAATTAATTTGTGAATTAGAAAATTCTATACAAGCTTTTATTCCTGAAAAATATTGGGATATTAATGGAGAATTTCAAAACAATATAAATTTAAATTTATACAAAGTTGATGATAAAAAAATTGATAAACTTAAAGATGAAGAAGTGGTTAAAAAAATTAAATCTTTTAATAAAGCTGATTTCAATGTAGAAAAAGCTAAAATTAATAAGAAGACTAAAAATCCACCTGTTCCATTAAAAACAAGTACACTTCAACAATTAGCATCTTCTTATTTGGGATTTGGAGCTTCTAGAACTATGAAATTAGCCCAAAATTTATATGAAGGAATTAATATTAATGGTAATCATAAAGGGCTTATTACTTATATGAGAACAGATTCCACTAGAATCTCTGAAGAAGCTAAAAATATGGCTAAAGATTTCATTATCAAAACTTATGGAAATGAATATTTAGGAGTTGAAAAGAAAAAATCTACAAAAAAACAAGAAAATGTTCAAGATGCCCATGAAGGAATTAGACCTACAAATATTGATTATACACCTGAGTTTTTAGCAAAATATCTAGATAAAAATCAATTAAAACTTTATACTCTTATTTGGGAAAGATTTATAATTTCTCAATTAGCTCCTATGAAATATGATCAATTTGAAATTATTTGTTCTAAGGAAAACATAAAATTTAGAGGTGTTACTAATAAAATCACATTCGATGGTTATTATAAAATTTTTAAAGATGAAGACTCTTTACCAATTGGAGATTTTCCTCATATTAAAGAAAACGATAGTTTAAACTTAAATAAATTGAATATTAAAGAAGATTATACAAAGCCTCCTGCTAGACTTACAGAATCTTCTCTTATCAAAAAACTAGAAGCAGATGGAATTGGAAGACCTTCTACATATGCAACTATAATTGATACATTAAAGAAAAGAGAATATGTTTCATTAAAAGGAAAAAGCTTTATTCCTACAGAATTAGGTTATGAAGTTGAAACAACCTTAAATGAAAATTTTAAACAAATTATGAATGTTAAATTTACAGCTGAAATGGAACATAAATTAGATGAAATTGCTGAGGGGCATGAAAATTGGCAAGAAATTTTAGAATTATTTTATTCTGAATTAGATAAAAATATTGAAAAATATAAAGTTATAGTTGAAGAAGAAGAAAATAAAATTGTTACTTCTGATGTGGAATGCCCTAATAATCATGGAATTATGGTTATGAAAAATGGTAGGTTTGGTAGATATCTTGCTTGTACTAATGAAGAATGTACCGAAAAATTTTCACTTAAAGGTATTGACTTATCTAGAGATGAAATTAAAAATGGTAAAATTTTTGTAAATGAAATTTTGAAAAAAAGAATTGCTGACAAAAAAGGAAAACCTACTGATGTTTTATCTGAATCAGGAACTAAAATGGTACTAAAATTCGGTAGATTTGGTAGTTATTTAGAAAGTGAAAATTATTCTAATGATAATGTTAGAATTCCTCTTCCTTCTCAAATTAGAAAAGCGTTAGCTAACGAAGAAGTTCCTATTGAAAATGAAATTGTTAAACTTGATTCTATGTTAAAGGCTATAAAAGAAGAAGAAGAACAAATTCTTTCTAAAGTTGGAGTTTGTGAAAAATGTGGAAAACCATTTAGAATTGGAAGAAGTAGATGGGGTAAATATTTAGCATGTACTGGATATCCTGAGTGTAAAAATATTAAAAATCTTGATAAAGATGGTAATATTGTACCGCCAAAAGCTAAAACTACTAAGAAAAAAACTACTAAAAAGAAAACTACTAAGAAAAAAACAACTAAATAG
- the radC gene encoding DNA repair protein RadC has protein sequence MSKNKTYLGHRERLRKRYLSSGYKSLLDYEVLELILTFVIPRKDTKELAKTLIKYFNTLEKVFKADTTVLSQFEGISERIAIYLKLLGDLNLYSFEDKIKKENLNLELKTKNQLINYLKNNIGFDKNEAFKVLFLDSANRIISFETLFTGTIDKSAIYPRKILERVLFHNARSIIFAHNHPSGNTYPSRKDIELTKNMENFFKMVDVNIIDHIIIGKDSYFSFLEEGIL, from the coding sequence ATGTCCAAAAATAAAACTTATTTAGGCCATAGAGAAAGATTAAGAAAAAGGTATCTATCTTCTGGATATAAAAGTCTTTTGGATTACGAAGTCTTAGAATTAATACTTACTTTTGTCATTCCAAGAAAAGATACTAAAGAATTAGCAAAAACTTTAATAAAATATTTTAATACTTTAGAAAAAGTTTTTAAAGCAGATACTACTGTTTTATCTCAATTTGAAGGAATAAGTGAAAGAATTGCTATTTATTTAAAATTACTAGGAGATTTAAATCTTTATTCCTTTGAGGATAAAATAAAAAAAGAAAATTTAAATTTAGAATTAAAAACAAAAAATCAACTTATTAACTATCTTAAAAATAATATCGGATTTGATAAAAATGAAGCTTTTAAAGTTCTTTTTTTAGATTCAGCTAATAGAATAATAAGTTTTGAAACATTATTTACAGGAACTATTGATAAAAGTGCTATCTACCCCAGAAAAATTTTAGAAAGAGTCCTTTTCCATAATGCTCGTTCTATAATTTTTGCTCATAATCATCCTTCTGGGAATACTTATCCCTCAAGGAAAGATATTGAGCTTACCAAAAATATGGAAAACTTTTTTAAAATGGTAGATGTTAATATAATTGATCATATAATAATAGGTAAAGATTCTTATTTCAGTTTTTTAGAAGAAGGAATTTTATAA
- a CDS encoding tRNA (adenine(22)-N(1))-methyltransferase TrmK: MRNTDITTFKDGTNIYQYKDGFRFSVDPILLVDFFNGNSNKKILDIGSGCGIIPILLAKKKNMTNITGIEIQKKSFELFKKNLKENNLEKIIKPVLGDVNNLKEGNSFDYIISNPPYMVLDGKKISTNENKQISRHEICLNLSSFAKNCKRLLKPRGEIFLIHRSFRFLEIAKEFENIGLSISKVQFVYFNKTSDSNLVLIQASKGRKSILKFLPPLFLEENGY, from the coding sequence ATGAGGAATACAGATATAACCACTTTTAAAGATGGAACTAATATATATCAATATAAAGACGGCTTTAGATTTTCTGTTGATCCTATACTTTTAGTTGATTTTTTTAATGGTAATTCTAATAAAAAAATACTAGATATTGGAAGTGGATGTGGAATCATTCCAATTCTTCTAGCTAAAAAGAAGAATATGACTAATATTACAGGAATTGAAATTCAAAAAAAATCTTTTGAGCTGTTTAAGAAAAATCTTAAAGAAAATAATCTAGAAAAGATTATTAAACCTGTTTTAGGAGATGTTAATAATTTAAAAGAAGGCAATTCATTTGATTATATTATTTCAAATCCTCCATATATGGTTTTAGACGGAAAAAAAATTTCTACCAATGAAAATAAACAAATCTCTAGACATGAAATTTGTTTAAATCTTTCTTCTTTTGCTAAAAACTGCAAAAGATTACTAAAACCTAGAGGAGAAATCTTCTTAATTCACAGAAGCTTTAGATTTTTAGAAATTGCAAAAGAATTTGAAAATATTGGACTTTCAATTTCTAAAGTTCAATTTGTATATTTTAACAAAACAAGTGATTCTAACTTAGTATTAATACAGGCTTCAAAGGGTAGAAAATCTATTCTTAAATTTCTTCCCCCACTTTTTTTAGAAGAAAATGGTTATTAA
- the dprA gene encoding DNA-processing protein DprA: MDWYRLRLINLKDNIILNLMRKLNHYNDIFKLSKEQLKIYFRLKDEDINKIYESKKVNLSKELEILKRNKINIISLKDDNYPIYLKNISHPPVFLYYKGNINLLKNKIIAIVGTRKPTAYGKICCEKFTRELVQSGITTISGLALGIDAICHKTTLEEKGNTIAIVGSGLNVIYPYENKKYWNEVSEKGLILSEFPLNTKPLSFNFPMRNRIIAGIAKGILVVESKEKGGSLITASLAIEEGRDVFAVPGDIYSPASLGTNNLIKNSEAKLVTCGNDILKEFNWECFFKKSNLNLTKEESIVYNNLATEKTLDELILSTGMKANILLALLINMEIKNAITSVSGGKYRRKK, encoded by the coding sequence ATGGATTGGTATAGATTAAGATTAATTAATTTAAAAGATAATATTATACTTAACTTAATGAGAAAGCTCAACCATTACAATGATATTTTTAAACTAAGCAAAGAACAATTAAAAATTTATTTTCGTTTGAAAGACGAAGATATTAACAAAATTTATGAATCTAAAAAAGTTAACTTAAGCAAAGAACTAGAAATATTAAAAAGAAATAAAATTAATATTATTTCTTTGAAGGATGATAATTATCCTATTTATTTAAAAAATATTTCTCATCCGCCAGTATTCTTATATTATAAAGGAAACATAAACTTATTAAAAAATAAAATTATTGCTATTGTAGGAACAAGAAAACCTACAGCTTATGGAAAAATTTGTTGCGAAAAATTTACTAGAGAACTTGTTCAATCTGGAATAACTACTATTAGCGGACTAGCTCTAGGAATTGATGCTATTTGTCATAAAACAACTCTTGAAGAAAAGGGAAATACAATTGCTATTGTTGGATCTGGTTTAAATGTTATTTATCCATATGAAAATAAAAAATATTGGAATGAAGTTAGTGAGAAGGGACTTATTTTATCTGAGTTTCCACTTAATACAAAACCTTTATCCTTTAATTTTCCAATGAGAAATAGAATTATTGCAGGAATAGCTAAGGGTATTCTTGTTGTTGAAAGCAAAGAAAAAGGTGGAAGTTTAATCACAGCATCATTAGCTATCGAAGAAGGAAGAGATGTTTTTGCTGTTCCTGGAGATATTTATTCTCCTGCTTCATTAGGGACTAATAATTTAATCAAAAATTCTGAAGCAAAACTTGTTACTTGCGGAAATGATATATTAAAAGAGTTTAATTGGGAATGTTTTTTTAAAAAAAGTAATTTAAACTTAACAAAAGAAGAAAGCATAGTCTATAATAACCTTGCCACTGAAAAAACTTTAGATGAACTTATTTTAAGTACTGGCATGAAAGCAAATATACTACTAGCACTTCTTATAAATATGGAAATTAAAAATGCTATCACTAGTGTTAGTGGTGGTAAATATAGACGAAAAAAATAA
- a CDS encoding ATP-binding protein — protein MNINEIVVISGKGGTGKTTLTSCLVPYIKSIVIADCDVDAPDLDILFNSKKEIIENFSGLDRAHLNKDKCIKCGRCYEVCKFGSITKDIEFKEIKCEGCSVCEVVCPVGAIEMVKNKTGEVYMGDSKYGRMIHAKLIPGEEASGKLVAQVRQKAKKYAKENSIRNILVDGSPGIGCNVISSIMGSKKVIMVCEPTYSGLHDLERVYELVSNYPIEVFIVINKFDISLEMTGKIEEFAKNNGVKVNLKVPFDKRIVNSIVEKKIPSLKEKELFEKIGFFQFVKEIIK, from the coding sequence ATGAATATAAATGAAATAGTAGTTATATCTGGGAAAGGTGGAACAGGGAAAACAACTTTAACCTCTTGTTTAGTCCCTTATATTAAAAGTATTGTAATTGCAGATTGTGATGTGGATGCTCCAGATTTAGATATTTTATTTAATTCTAAAAAAGAAATAATAGAAAATTTTTCAGGATTAGATAGAGCTCATTTAAATAAAGATAAGTGTATAAAATGTGGTAGATGTTATGAAGTTTGTAAATTTGGATCAATAACTAAAGATATTGAATTTAAAGAAATAAAATGCGAAGGATGTTCTGTATGTGAGGTTGTTTGTCCAGTTGGAGCAATAGAAATGGTAAAGAATAAAACTGGAGAAGTGTATATGGGAGATTCTAAATACGGTAGAATGATACATGCAAAACTTATTCCAGGAGAAGAAGCCTCTGGAAAATTAGTTGCTCAAGTAAGACAAAAAGCAAAAAAATATGCAAAGGAAAATAGTATCAGAAATATATTAGTGGACGGATCTCCAGGAATAGGATGTAATGTTATTAGTTCTATCATGGGTTCAAAAAAAGTAATAATGGTTTGTGAACCTACTTATTCAGGATTACATGACTTAGAAAGAGTATATGAATTAGTTTCAAATTATCCAATTGAAGTGTTTATAGTTATTAATAAATTTGATATTTCTTTAGAAATGACAGGAAAAATAGAAGAATTTGCTAAAAATAATGGAGTAAAAGTTAATTTAAAAGTTCCTTTTGATAAGAGAATAGTAAATTCTATTGTTGAGAAAAAAATTCCATCATTAAAAGAAAAAGAATTATTTGAAAAGATAGGATTTTTTCAATTTGTAAAAGAAATAATTAAATAA